A portion of the Lolium rigidum isolate FL_2022 chromosome 1, APGP_CSIRO_Lrig_0.1, whole genome shotgun sequence genome contains these proteins:
- the LOC124663047 gene encoding fasciclin-like arabinogalactan protein 14, with product MAPPKLSLVVLLFLLFPATGSANAADAGPADAAPGGFNITEILDRYPEFRLFNYLLGKTRVAREINRRNSVTVLAPANSDVDWLLRRSARLPRAALLELLSVHVVLDYYDAAKLAALPRGAGARPVVATTLYQTFGPTAGDKAGFLTITPAPNGGAVFSSAAPGALVSATFKKAITARPYNISVLQISNFVVPPGVISKPRTPPPPPKRMSSMSVAPSPAPVPAPLPCPPVTMPVEVEPTEEIPAAAPAPSQGYVVRAVMGWWSGVGMALGMVCVLAHL from the coding sequence ATGGCGCCTCCCAAGCTCTCCCTGgtcgtgctcctcttcctcctcttcccggccACCGGCAGCGCCAACGCCGCGGACGCCGGCCCCGCCGACGCTGCCCCGGGCGGCTTCAACATCACGGAGATCCTGGACCGGTACCCGGAGTTCCGGCTCTTCAACTACCTCCTCGGCAAGACCCGCGTGGCGCGCGAGATCAACCGCCGCAACTCCGTCACCGTCCTCGCGCCCGCCAACTCCGACGTCGACTGGCTCCTCCGCCGCAGCGCCAGGCTCCCGCGCGCCGCGCTCCTCGAGCTCCTCTCCGTCCACGTCGTCCTCGACTACTACGACGCCGCCAAGCTGGCCGCCCTGCCCCGCGGCGCCGGCGCGCGCCCCGTCGTCGCCACCACGCTGTACCAGACCTTCGGCCCCACCGCCGGCGACAAGGCCGGGTTCCTCACCATCACCCCCGCGCCCAACGGCGGCGCGGTGTTCTCCTCGGCGGCCCCGGGAGCGCTCGTCAGCGCCACgttcaagaaggccatcaccgccAGGCCCTACAACATCTCCGTGCTCCAGATCAGCAACTTTGTCGTGCCGCCCGGGGTCATCAGCAAGCCGcgcaccccgccgccgccgccgaagaggaTGAGCTCCATGTCCGTCGCACCGAGCCCCGCGCCGGTGCCGGCCCCGCTCCCGTGCCCGCCGGTGACGATGCCCGTGGAGGTGGAGCCTACGGAGGAGATCCCGGCGGCCGCGCCAGCGCCGTCGCAGGGCTACGTGGTGCGGGCGGTGATGGGGTGGTGGTCCGGCGTCGGCATGGCGCTCGGGATGGTGTGCGTCTTGGCGCATTTGTAG
- the LOC124684345 gene encoding probable small nuclear ribonucleoprotein F, which yields MATVPVNPKPFLNNLTGKPVIVKLKWGMEYKGYLVSVDSYMNLQLANTEEYIDGQFSGNLGEILIRCNNVMYLRGVPEDTEIEDAE from the exons ATGGCG ACTGTGCCTGTTAACCCTAAGCCATTCTTAAATAACTTAACCGGGAAGCCTGTCATCGTCAAGCTGAAGTGGGGGATGGAGTACAAAG GATATCTTGTTTCAGTGGATTCATACATGAATCTGCAG CTTGCTAATACTGAGGAATACATCGACGGGCAGTTCTCAGGAAATTTGGGCGAGATACTGATAAG ATGCAACAATGTTATGTACCTCCGAGGTGTTCCAGAGGACACAGAGATCGAAGATGCAGAGTGA